The window AAGCAAGAAATACGTTTGATAAGGTTTGAATACATTAAAAGGTTACTAAGCAATGCCATTAAACAGTGGATCAGCAggaattgtgtgtgtttgtgtgtgtgcacgcacagcATGGATGGTGTCACTCACTGATCCTAGTGCTTGTGTTCTCTCTGGTCGGCCCTGCGGGGCCCCGGCACCACTCTtgagttttttatttttcttcagtaGTTCCCTGTGTTCCTTCTGTCTGTTTTGCACATCTATCAGGATAGAGATGAAGCTGTTCTTCACCTCTTTTTCAAAGTCTAGCTCGTCCCTGAGGGCCAGGTGTTGAATCAGCTCCTCACTGTAATGTCTGATGgccatctccacctcctctagtcGCTCATTCAGCTCTGCTACACACAGGGTCATctctcctgcacacacacacacacacacacacacacacacacacacacacacacacacacacacacacacaaatgtagcATAACAATGCAAACACACTTTcaacctccccctccctcacaccatttacacacacacacacacacgtgcacacacacacacacacctaactgaCTGACTCACGCTCTTCATAGCTGTGGTTTGTTCTGGGGCGCTGGATGTCCAGAGAGAGCATGGAGAGATCTGACTGAGAGGGGTGGTTCTGCTCTGCCCCCAAGTCAGGAGAATCCTGCAtcatctcctctatctcctcaaTAACCTACAATACACACGGTAACACCACACATTTGGGATCAGTTCCATTTCTATTCCTGTCTGTTGCATTGGACATGTAGTGCAATTCCAATCCTTGGAATTAAATTGtattcctgaattgactggaaatgTCAATCGAATAGACCCCAACTCTGGTTAACACACAAACACCGGCTCAGTTCACCTGTCATCTGTCTATGTGAAGCACATTCAAGCAACAGGCACAAGCCCCATACCCAGCTCTGCTACACTGTATTCTATCTTTGATAAAGTGCAGGTCAGTCTTGGGCTATTCCAGGCAGAGCTGTGGGTTGGAACTTTGGTAAATTGGTGGGTAGCCCTACCTGTTCTGCGGTGAAGAGGGGTTTGTCATTGAGGCAGGAGACGATGATGTTGTGCATGTCCATCTGTTCCCTCAGCTCATCGTCGGACAGCTCCAGTGTTACATCATCCACCCTCTGACAGGTCAGGGGGAGGGAATTTAATCAAAACTAAATCCTGGCACAATGAATTCTGAATTTTAGATTGGAGCGATAAACAGATTGGACAGGACGGTaggggcagggagagggggagtggtagggaatagggatagagggagaaagagagagagagacagagactggggaTGAAAGGAAAGGGGCAAAGAAAGAGCCCTCTATGAAGCAAGAACTTGACTCACTGGTTCGTCTTTGAGGATTAGagtggggagatggagggagcgcGTTCGAGACTGTTTCCAATCCACTGCCATGACATTACCATAATTATCTGCGAGAGCATCCCAGATCCTGTGGGGGAAATGAGATGAGAGACACATAAAAGTGAACACAACCACCTGTAGGACCAAAAGCTCATGTAGATAAGTGATAGCTAACTTATAATAATGGTCAACAGTGGTTATATTTGTCATATTGACACTGCACTTGGAAGCAGTAAGATGTAACGAGAACTAATCGGCCAGCTGTGCGATACGTTTGGGCTGTTGATAATGCTACAGCCGCACCGCTTTAAAACGGTATTATGAATAGTGAAAAGGGGAAGGGCGAGACATTAATAACTAATCTATCATTTATAAACAGCATAGTATTGGGCTAACTATTTATTAACCACAAACAGGTTAGTGGGATCAACTATCTCTACCCAAGACATGAGCCAAATCTTTCATCTTTTAGGAGAGGATAAATGTGAATTGTCCGATTTATTCTGAACTCCAGGGAAGGGTATTTGGGTCAACATTCTAATCTAGAGTTTAATGGGATGTCGTTGTTAGGCACATTTGGGAAACCATGCACTGACATGTCAACCTGAGATTATGTGAGCTCTAAAATCTAGTGTGATGGAGCAGTCACATGACCATTGATAACATTGCTTATTGACAAGTCATCAGCAAGGGAGGAACGGTGTTGTTACAAACTAACTTTGGCCCGGAGTCACTTCGCATACTCACTCGTTGTTCCTCAACGTTGTGTCCTCGGCGATAATGTTTACAGGGGCAATGTTCTCCGTTTGGGTGTCGACATTTCGGAAACACACTGCCAATTTCTCGTCGAAATCAGTCACCAGATCTTCCATGGACTTGAAGCTGCCTATTTCGCCCGAAAAGCTGTTGTTGAGCTCTGGAAGGACCCTCAGAACGCCTGTCAACTGCTCGGCAACCAAGTTTACTCGGTCCATCCGAGTCCCCTGCTCTGAGACCGGCTCAAATTCCTTAAAATCGTGCCACTCGTCATCAAAATGTGCAAGGGGCGCCGCCATGGCTGCACCCAAAGTGACTCTGATGAATGATGTATGCGACGACGGAATGTCAGGACACAGCATCCTCCGGTGGGAGCTGTGTCTCTTTGGACCGGTCCGAACACTATTTTGTCACCACCTCCAATGTCCTACTCTCTTGAGGTTTGCACATCTATTAAAACGGGATAGGCGCAAGCAATATGGTAATATAACAAGATTCGGGGAGACTACGCCTTATTGCTTACACCTTTCTGCGTTTTACAGATCTGCAATCACTGAACACTAAAGGTCAACGCAAAATGGTGCCAAGGGTTCCTTTCAGGCCTGGGCTCCCCTCTCACAAAATGACCCTTTGACACAAAAAAAAGCGTAACCAAATGTATTCACAGAGATTTGTTTTCAATAATCTAGAACATTAAATCATTTGTAGTCCCAAGACCCAAACTATGGCATTTAATGACATTTACACAATAATAGTAGTTTAGCTAGGCTACAATCAAATTCAGACCAGTCACCAGAGAATGACTAGACATTTTGATGCTTCAGGGACTCATTTTACATTGGTTTGCAAACATTCTGGGTCAACACCATTTTGCTCTTGTATAGCAACACTACAAAGCGGCACCCCAACATTTGAAACAGAATAAATAGGTTTCCTTAGAAAAAATAACAGAATGTTCAACTGCACAAAACATAATTCTTTCATACTAACACTTTCCTTGACACCCAGCTTCATAACACGTTATGACAGTCATAACCCTGTCATAATATGttataacagctgacataacttgtcataacctgtcattatggtcataacactgtcatgacccatatatttacacctgttttgacatatattgcgttattttatgTTTGgctatgacacctacataagagtgtgaaaacccacatttattcaaatgtcTTTTTTCCCTGTCAAGAAGTTTCCTTTCGTTTGAAAATGTGTTTCTTAAGTCcgttgttgttgtaatgaattcttcaaagtcatgtttttttttctcatcatattttaaataacttgtagaaaatacactttatgacactgtcatgaagcattatgaccatcctgtgtcactttacttggactaagaaaatgcactttatgatactgtcaagaagcattatgaccatcctgtgtcactttacttggactaagaaaatgcactttatgatactgtcaagaagcattatgaccatcataatcatatgGGCCTATCACATACATGCCGttatgtcagtcatcagtcaaaaaaAAGGAGGTCTTGTCCTGCTTCTGAAATCttctcctgcattcatcccagtcatcagcaacagagcattggggtcggtgcatgtctgacatcaatttGTGCACAATTACACAAATAATTGAAAATGGTCAAGTTCAGTAAATGTTTCATAACATAAACATAATATTGAAAAGTCGGCTATGGTGTAAaggaagtcgctctggataagagcgtctgctaaatgactcaaatgtcaaatgtaaatggaATGTTTTGTCTTGTGTGGTAGGTTTAGTGAGTTTTGAAACctttatgtaggtgtcattagcagccataaaataactaccgtggcaggttttgtgggttttaacactcttatgtaggtgtcataaccagccatgaaacaatatatgtcacaacagatTTCAATATATGTGTCCTGACAGTGTtttgaccatattatgacagttTAGGactcagctgttatgacatggttatgaccgtgtcataacgTATTATGATGCTGGGTGCCAAGTTAAGTGTTACCTATTGTTATTTATGTTGTCCTATAGGCTATTACTGTGTTAGTCTGGTGCTATTATAATTGAGTAATCTTTGCAGTGATAAACCTTCGTTTTCACCATTGCTTTATCAGTGCCAGAGGGACTATCTTTCTGCACCTCTCCCTTTTTGCAATTGGTTAGTCTGATCCGTGCATTCAAGATGAATTCCTTTCCAATCATGATCTGTAATGGCAAGAACAAGTTCACTGGTTCAGTAACAATCATACAATTAACAGCAACATACAGTAGGTTACAGCGATCCCTGACAACCATTATCATTACAACGTGACCAATGGAAAACACAAACAGCAGAACCTTAGAGAATTTTTATAACAATACAACCAAAAGGTGTGTGCTCAGCATACACTCCCAATTTCAGGGGAAACTCTGGCGAGCTCACCTGAAGCAGTTTGTACTTGAAGTTAAGAACTTTGTAGAGATACTACtcgttagatttttggttgaatGAGCCCAGAGCAAAGGTCATAGCTTCACTGGCGTCTAGCTGGACATTATACCCCAGTACGCATATAGTTGCCAACACTAAACAAAGCAGTACTAATATCTGGTACTTTGGCCGTGCCATGTGTCATTTCTATTCTCAAGTCACCTTTACTTTGTAACTCAAGCAAGGCTGCATACTACTCTGCAGTGGAATCTCTGACCTCCGAAATACACTAAAGAGTAATGGAGAATGGGTGTGGTGGCAGGAAGTTTCACCGTTCACTCtcttaataaaacattttaatcacACAATGCAATCACGGTCTAATATTTGCACTACTGCGACAGGTGTTGGTTGATATAAATGTTACAATGGCATTTGTGATGCATATGAGAGTGAAAAGTAGCCAAACAATATGACTGAGAGACTTGTCTAGATAGAGTGTGGGAAATAGAAAGATTGCGTGGCCAGCCAGTGTTTTGAGACCAATATACGGGCAACGACTGAAGAAACCTTTCAGAGAGCAAACTCTGTCTTTCCTTGTTCACAAAGCTGAAACTATATTTAGGATATATATTTAGGATATATATTTAGGATATGTTAActcggcaaaaaaagaaacatcctctcactgtcaactgcgtttattttcagcaaacttaacatgtgtaaatattt of the Oncorhynchus clarkii lewisi isolate Uvic-CL-2024 chromosome 3, UVic_Ocla_1.0, whole genome shotgun sequence genome contains:
- the LOC139394870 gene encoding fasciculation and elongation protein zeta-2-like, which translates into the protein MLCPDIPSSHTSFIRVTLGAAMAAPLAHFDDEWHDFKEFEPVSEQGTRMDRVNLVAEQLTGVLRVLPELNNSFSGEIGSFKSMEDLVTDFDEKLAVCFRNVDTQTENIAPVNIIAEDTTLRNNEIWDALADNYGNVMAVDWKQSRTRSLHLPTLILKDEPRVDDVTLELSDDELREQMDMHNIIVSCLNDKPLFTAEQVIEEIEEMMQDSPDLGAEQNHPSQSDLSMLSLDIQRPRTNHSYEEREMTLCVAELNERLEEVEMAIRHYSEELIQHLALRDELDFEKEVKNSFISILIDVQNRQKEHRELLKKNKKLKSGAGAPQGRPERTQALGSVSDTIHARFSMVGLSSAIQNGFRQTFGSGGSERQYLTTVIPYEKKGGPPSVEDLQILTQILQAMRDDSDKVPRLLTDYILKVLCPT